A genomic region of Bernardetia sp. ABR2-2B contains the following coding sequences:
- a CDS encoding cytochrome c peroxidase — MKNLSLLLLLFMTLFSCQIEDEESNPKEEFGFKTPSNFPEPVYDLKENPVTLEGFELGKKLFYTGLLSRDGNISCGSCHQQTSGFTQHGHSLSHGIDDKLTMRNSQPIQNLAWSKNFFWDGGVFHLDLFAPFPIAADNEMGETLPNVLQKLRNTEGAEAPRTDYPLLFEKAFGTKEITTANFLKALSQFQLMCISANSRYDKHVRNESTEENKLTSQELKGLELFEQNCSNCHSTTLFTDQTYRNNGLPIGNPNDTGRFLITQLEEDKFKFKVPSLRNVEVTRPYMHDGRFRDLETVLDHYTDGIQDSETLDESLKVNLKIELNEEEKEAIIAFLKTLTDEEFLSNPLLSEF, encoded by the coding sequence AATAGAAGATGAAGAAAGCAATCCAAAAGAAGAGTTCGGTTTCAAAACGCCTTCTAACTTTCCAGAACCAGTTTATGATTTGAAAGAAAACCCTGTAACTCTTGAAGGTTTTGAGCTTGGTAAAAAACTATTCTATACAGGGCTTTTATCAAGAGATGGAAATATAAGTTGTGGTTCGTGTCATCAACAAACTTCTGGTTTTACGCAACATGGACACAGCCTTAGCCACGGAATAGATGATAAACTAACTATGAGAAATTCTCAACCAATTCAAAATTTAGCATGGTCTAAAAATTTCTTTTGGGATGGAGGTGTTTTTCATTTAGATTTATTTGCGCCTTTCCCTATTGCTGCTGATAATGAAATGGGTGAAACGCTGCCAAACGTTCTGCAAAAACTACGGAATACAGAAGGTGCAGAAGCTCCAAGAACGGATTATCCATTGCTTTTTGAAAAGGCTTTTGGAACAAAAGAAATTACAACGGCTAATTTTTTGAAAGCACTCTCACAGTTTCAACTCATGTGTATTTCGGCTAACTCTCGCTACGACAAACACGTTAGAAATGAAAGTACAGAAGAAAACAAACTAACTTCTCAAGAGCTAAAAGGATTGGAGCTTTTCGAACAAAACTGCTCAAATTGTCATTCTACAACGCTTTTTACAGACCAAACTTATAGAAACAATGGTTTGCCTATTGGAAATCCGAACGATACAGGACGTTTTTTGATTACACAATTAGAAGAAGACAAATTCAAATTTAAAGTGCCTAGTCTTCGAAATGTAGAAGTTACTCGTCCGTATATGCACGATGGAAGGTTTAGGGATTTAGAAACTGTTTTAGATCATTATACAGATGGAATACAAGATTCTGAAACGCTAGATGAAAGTCTAAAAGTAAATCTAAAAATCGAACTCAACGAAGAAGAGAAAGAAGCCATTATTGCTTTTTTGAAAACGCTTACTGATGAGGAGTTTTTAAGTAATCCTCTTTTATCCGAATTTTAA
- a CDS encoding cytochrome c, whose translation MKKILSVLTFISLFCFTSCLDSENTQDNRIANMSAEELAYNFPHLFDAPPPQEFVIDTEKDTVIFGKSGTLFAIEAGTFTDESGNPLNGNLTLNLKEALSLSEMLEHKLTTQTTDGQILQSGGMFELTAKSDKKGKINISKPIYAEIPTQQKIGNMSVYEGIQVSENAPVQWKKEKELENWLTEIPLERLDFFPKNEGSFEKDGKRTIIIPADKIRTLETYHLGDSIRVIDINEENSSSFLEQNKKNFNQKNQSESIFRFVQEDAEERGKPTICGISKYILKGLSDRKFQGTFISTYEFEKRVKAMNECCGNDLIAIYLKNLDENLWEADQKAAEYLTKNKKCRAYIFEEFAAEGATKVKPKGKVNRALKKYIDKLFKEKEKAWAKFEKEYQTWDVRREELQKEVTDKYETERKFSERVSYAFSLNRLGWTNIDKLINYENRVDVSVELKVKKLKVKEAARAFLIFPKDKVILHLSRNEKGIFYIWQGNQNNKSAYLPKDETVVLKVISEKENNLYTGEIKATIKSKIKKVISLDKTTDENIAIYFKQFENEINTAFNESDQFNLPVIQNIPPPLVNGNVHVIREDNSAKKFEQALSKHYESRPVLDDYAECCYEMDLVKGKQLFENECKQCHGFYQRIVGPALLPAIKTQPLKSLINFTKYPEMTIMGSDRGNRYYNMYSEYGQMMPNHDHLSDGDIRSILYYVEKEATQNPYSELRKK comes from the coding sequence ATGAAAAAAATACTTTCTGTTCTTACATTTATCTCTTTATTTTGCTTTACATCTTGCTTAGATTCTGAAAATACACAAGACAATAGAATAGCAAATATGTCAGCTGAAGAGTTAGCATATAATTTTCCACATCTATTTGATGCGCCTCCTCCACAAGAGTTTGTCATTGATACAGAAAAAGATACCGTCATTTTTGGAAAGTCTGGAACGCTATTCGCCATTGAAGCAGGAACATTTACAGATGAAAGTGGAAATCCTTTAAATGGAAATCTTACACTTAATCTAAAAGAAGCCTTATCACTTTCAGAAATGTTAGAACACAAACTGACCACACAAACCACAGATGGACAGATTTTGCAAAGTGGTGGAATGTTTGAACTTACAGCCAAATCAGACAAAAAAGGAAAGATAAATATCTCAAAACCAATCTATGCAGAGATTCCAACACAACAAAAAATTGGTAATATGTCAGTTTATGAAGGAATACAAGTAAGTGAAAATGCGCCTGTTCAATGGAAAAAAGAGAAGGAATTAGAAAACTGGCTCACAGAAATTCCATTGGAAAGACTTGATTTTTTTCCTAAGAATGAAGGAAGTTTTGAGAAAGATGGAAAGCGAACTATCATCATTCCTGCTGATAAAATCAGAACGTTAGAAACCTATCATTTAGGGGACAGTATTCGTGTTATTGATATAAATGAAGAAAATTCTAGTAGCTTTCTAGAACAGAATAAAAAGAATTTTAATCAAAAAAATCAATCAGAAAGTATATTTCGTTTTGTACAAGAAGACGCTGAAGAAAGAGGCAAACCAACGATATGTGGCATCTCAAAATATATTTTAAAAGGACTTTCAGACAGGAAATTTCAAGGAACATTTATTTCTACATACGAATTCGAAAAACGTGTTAAAGCTATGAACGAATGTTGTGGAAATGATTTGATAGCCATTTATCTTAAAAATCTAGATGAAAACTTATGGGAAGCAGACCAAAAAGCAGCCGAATATCTTACCAAAAATAAAAAATGTAGAGCTTATATTTTTGAAGAGTTTGCAGCCGAAGGAGCAACGAAAGTAAAACCAAAAGGAAAGGTAAACCGAGCATTGAAAAAATATATTGATAAACTTTTTAAAGAAAAAGAAAAAGCGTGGGCAAAATTTGAGAAAGAATATCAAACTTGGGATGTAAGAAGAGAAGAGTTACAAAAAGAAGTAACGGATAAATACGAAACAGAGCGAAAGTTTAGTGAGCGTGTATCGTATGCTTTTAGTTTGAATAGATTGGGCTGGACAAATATAGATAAGCTCATAAATTATGAAAACAGAGTAGATGTTTCTGTTGAATTGAAAGTGAAAAAATTAAAAGTCAAAGAAGCTGCAAGAGCTTTCTTAATTTTCCCAAAAGACAAGGTAATTCTACATTTGAGTAGAAACGAAAAAGGAATATTTTATATTTGGCAAGGAAACCAAAATAACAAATCTGCTTATCTTCCAAAAGATGAAACGGTTGTATTAAAAGTTATTAGCGAAAAAGAGAATAATCTTTATACAGGAGAAATAAAAGCCACAATAAAAAGCAAAATAAAAAAGGTAATTTCTCTTGACAAAACAACAGATGAAAATATTGCTATCTATTTTAAGCAATTTGAAAATGAAATAAATACAGCTTTTAATGAATCAGATCAATTTAACCTTCCTGTTATACAAAATATACCACCACCCCTAGTAAATGGTAATGTTCATGTTATTAGAGAAGACAATTCTGCTAAAAAATTTGAACAGGCTTTATCAAAACACTATGAAAGCCGTCCAGTTTTAGATGATTATGCAGAATGTTGTTATGAAATGGATTTAGTAAAAGGAAAACAGCTTTTTGAAAATGAATGTAAACAATGTCATGGGTTTTATCAAAGAATAGTAGGTCCTGCACTTCTTCCAGCCATTAAAACTCAACCTTTAAAATCACTAATTAATTTTACAAAATATCCCGAAATGACAATCATGGGTAGTGATAGAGGAAATAGATATTATAACATGTATTCTGAATATGGACAAATGATGCCAAATCATGACCACCTCAGCGATGGCGATATTCGTTCCATTTTATATTATGTAGAAAAAGAAGCTACGCAAAATCCTTATTCAGAATTAAGAAAAAAATAA
- a CDS encoding HAD-IIIA family hydrolase: protein MFKGFFSNFSCLHFLILSLINTINQMNDNNKPRANNWTLFLDRDGVLNRKLEDDYVKSLEEFDILEHSKEALEILSEHFETIVVVTNQQGIGKQLMSEKDLEVIHNHLLEKLPQIQSIYFCSDLAKTNSPRRKPAIGMAIDAKEDFCTISFKRSVIVGDSISDMQFGRNAGMKTCFINEKNSFERVKNKALIDFETTSLIEAVPYLIHLTK from the coding sequence ATTTTTAAAGGTTTTTTTAGCAATTTTAGTTGTCTGCATTTTTTAATCTTATCTTTAATAAATACAATCAATCAGATGAATGATAATAATAAGCCAAGAGCGAATAACTGGACACTTTTTTTGGATAGAGATGGAGTATTGAATCGTAAGCTAGAAGATGATTATGTCAAAAGCTTAGAAGAATTTGATATTTTAGAACATTCAAAAGAAGCCTTAGAAATTCTGAGCGAACATTTCGAAACCATTGTAGTAGTTACCAACCAACAAGGAATTGGAAAGCAACTAATGAGTGAAAAAGACTTAGAAGTTATTCATAATCATTTGTTAGAAAAATTGCCACAAATCCAGAGCATTTATTTTTGTTCTGACCTTGCAAAAACCAATTCTCCACGTCGAAAACCTGCTATCGGAATGGCGATTGATGCCAAAGAAGATTTTTGTACTATCAGTTTTAAGCGTTCTGTTATTGTTGGAGATAGTATTTCTGATATGCAATTTGGTAGAAATGCAGGAATGAAAACATGTTTTATCAATGAAAAAAATAGCTTTGAGCGTGTAAAAAACAAAGCTCTGATTGACTTCGAAACAACTTCACTCATCGAAGCTGTTCCTTACTTGATTCATCTTACCAAATAA
- a CDS encoding pyridoxal-phosphate dependent enzyme, which yields MNTDLFPSLFSHFLSPIFISEWKDKIFDDKKLTIKVLRLDAQHQHIGGNKLYKLYYNLVEAKNQNKTKILTFGGAYSNHLRATAFAAKQLGMESIAIIRGEEYQTLNPVLAFCKEQNMQLHYISRSEYREKNSPSFIEKLKQRFGDFYLIPEGGSNALALKGTSHIPKIAYDLVKNVFGVASLKHQQQQKEDVLDKNIDYFALAIGTGSTAAGILNGIQEIENKNKTKVLAVSALKGGSFLKGDIEQLLNDFYKNNEEKTKHTLKNLILETNFHEGGYAKKSERLMNFITDFNQKNDFELEPIYTGKAFFAVYELAKTDFFEEGQTIVLIHTGGVF from the coding sequence TTGAATACTGACTTATTTCCTTCTTTATTTTCTCATTTTCTTTCTCCTATTTTTATTTCTGAGTGGAAGGATAAAATTTTTGATGATAAAAAGCTTACTATAAAAGTGCTTCGATTAGATGCTCAACATCAGCATATTGGAGGAAATAAATTATACAAATTATATTACAATTTAGTAGAGGCTAAAAACCAAAACAAAACTAAAATACTCACTTTTGGTGGTGCATATTCCAATCATTTGAGAGCTACTGCCTTTGCGGCTAAACAGTTGGGAATGGAAAGTATAGCCATCATTAGAGGAGAAGAATATCAAACTTTGAATCCTGTTTTGGCTTTTTGTAAAGAACAAAATATGCAACTTCATTATATTTCAAGAAGTGAATATAGAGAAAAAAATAGTCCTTCATTCATAGAAAAATTAAAACAACGATTCGGAGATTTTTATTTGATTCCAGAAGGAGGTTCGAATGCACTTGCTTTAAAGGGAACAAGTCATATTCCTAAAATTGCTTATGATTTAGTCAAAAATGTTTTTGGTGTCGCTTCGCTAAAACACCAACAACAGCAAAAAGAAGATGTATTAGATAAAAATATAGATTATTTTGCCCTAGCTATCGGAACAGGTAGTACGGCAGCAGGAATTTTGAATGGAATACAAGAAATTGAAAATAAGAATAAAACTAAAGTTTTAGCTGTTTCTGCGCTAAAAGGAGGTAGTTTTTTAAAAGGTGATATAGAACAGCTACTAAATGATTTTTATAAAAATAATGAAGAAAAAACAAAGCACACCTTGAAAAATCTTATTCTTGAAACCAACTTTCATGAAGGTGGTTACGCCAAAAAATCAGAGCGATTGATGAATTTCATCACAGATTTTAATCAAAAAAATGACTTTGAACTAGAACCTATTTATACAGGGAAAGCATTTTTTGCTGTCTATGAATTAGCTAAAACAGACTTCTTTGAGGAAGGGCAAACTATTGTTTTGATTCATACAGGGGGTGTTTTTTGA
- a CDS encoding OsmC family protein, with protein sequence MIKVIYQGSLRTEATHINSQKTLITDAPKDNHGKGEAFSPTDLVCSSLASCQMTMMGILAEREGINLEGLEAYVEKIMTDNPRRIGRIKITYTCPETLFLTVKEHEKLHRAAMTCPVGLSLHSDIVQEVEWESLHLKT encoded by the coding sequence ATGATAAAAGTAATCTATCAAGGTAGTTTGCGTACGGAAGCTACGCATATCAATTCTCAAAAAACACTTATTACAGATGCTCCAAAAGATAACCATGGAAAAGGAGAGGCATTTTCTCCTACCGATTTGGTGTGTAGTTCGTTGGCTTCATGTCAGATGACAATGATGGGGATTTTGGCAGAAAGAGAAGGAATAAATTTGGAAGGGTTAGAAGCTTATGTAGAAAAAATAATGACAGATAATCCTCGCAGAATTGGACGTATCAAGATTACTTATACGTGTCCAGAAACACTTTTTTTGACTGTCAAAGAACATGAAAAACTACATCGTGCAGCAATGACTTGTCCCGTAGGACTTAGTTTGCATAGTGATATTGTGCAAGAGGTAGAGTGGGAAAGTTTACATCTAAAAACATAA
- a CDS encoding tetratricopeptide repeat protein — MYRLIHFFILLVFGICFFSFEIQAQSDVPNNERNQKKLDSLWQIYNSAEKLELEDTTKINTILKISDIYIKNKNDSSRNLAELAIQKSEEDLYLKGRARGLRLVGFYHQHKNNYDSAIHFFKISADTYQELGDSVEYSFVLNNLGGMYYVQGNYQRALENLLIAIGIQQRYDKKLQVARALNNMALIYKKNNKYEKAIQMHKQAIQMKKKLNDSTGIVAGYLNIGSVYFELKDYKEASIYFEKGLPLTIQLKDNMLLCQYYISLGMSLVKTDSLQTNKTKIIFYFDKAEQIAQKLQDRHLWFYIYFGKAEYYYQYQDYKKAEFFTKKALDLAYSTGLRNKISNIYRLLANIYQQKSEFELAANYFEKYANLDDSLKNEQSVNETKRLQAVFESERQEQIITTLREQKKLQESEIERQEIWNYSLATGAILLLVIAILVFMQKRERDKQNKEILEKSTEISQQKEEITQQNNQLKETFSRLSILSEIGRKITATMDEDALIYIIKESIEPIMPVDGFGIGIYNPRSQAIEYNNFIEKNETLPFHMESATEDTKSLSVQSFLEDKEYFIVDVKKEYFQKNKKHISPIIGEIPQTAFLIPLRIRERPIGVMTIQSFEKNPYTEDNLALLRNLSTYVSIAVANANAYKLIRDKNQNILDSMRYAKTIQGVLTPTEKSILNQFVDYCLIYSPKDIVSGDFYWLTKINDYTFIAVVDCTGHGIPGAFMSMIGNMLLDELINQEKHMQPSKILRLMHERVRKLLKQDIKPNSRNSSKSNKDGMDMILCRIKKRTSALYEVAYSGAKRPLWYAEPSHTEIQEIGATRSSIGGKQREEKRLFEENIIQLPAGSSLYLTTDGFADQNSPQAERIGSYNLKLFLNTILNENMPTQQDLLIDFLEAHQKDAEQRDDITFWGVRLE; from the coding sequence ATGTATAGACTAATTCATTTTTTTATTTTACTAGTATTCGGAATTTGCTTTTTTTCATTTGAAATACAAGCCCAATCTGATGTGCCTAATAATGAACGTAATCAAAAAAAGTTGGATAGCCTTTGGCAAATTTATAATTCTGCTGAAAAATTAGAGCTAGAAGATACTACTAAAATAAACACAATTTTAAAAATTTCAGATATATACATAAAAAATAAAAATGATTCTAGTAGAAATTTGGCAGAGTTAGCCATTCAAAAATCAGAAGAGGATTTATATCTGAAAGGAAGAGCTAGAGGGTTGCGATTGGTTGGTTTTTATCACCAGCACAAAAATAATTATGACTCTGCAATTCACTTTTTTAAAATTTCTGCTGACACATATCAAGAATTAGGAGATTCTGTGGAATATTCCTTTGTACTTAATAACCTAGGAGGAATGTATTATGTACAAGGAAATTATCAACGTGCTTTAGAAAATCTACTGATTGCAATAGGTATTCAACAGCGTTATGACAAAAAACTACAAGTAGCTCGTGCGCTAAATAATATGGCTTTGATTTATAAGAAAAATAATAAATACGAAAAAGCAATTCAGATGCACAAACAGGCTATCCAAATGAAAAAAAAATTAAATGATAGTACAGGAATAGTAGCTGGTTATTTGAATATTGGAAGTGTCTATTTCGAATTGAAAGATTACAAAGAAGCAAGTATCTATTTCGAAAAAGGACTTCCTCTAACCATTCAACTAAAGGATAACATGCTTCTTTGTCAATATTATATAAGTTTAGGAATGAGTTTGGTAAAAACAGATTCTTTACAGACAAATAAAACTAAAATTATATTTTATTTTGATAAGGCTGAACAAATAGCTCAAAAACTACAAGATAGACACCTTTGGTTCTATATTTATTTTGGAAAAGCAGAGTATTATTATCAATATCAAGACTATAAAAAAGCAGAGTTTTTTACAAAAAAGGCTTTAGACTTAGCTTATAGCACAGGGTTGAGAAACAAAATAAGTAATATCTATAGGCTTTTAGCAAACATTTATCAACAAAAATCTGAGTTTGAATTAGCTGCAAACTATTTTGAAAAATATGCCAACTTAGATGACTCATTAAAAAATGAACAAAGTGTAAATGAAACCAAACGTTTACAAGCTGTTTTTGAGAGTGAAAGACAAGAACAAATCATTACGACATTGAGAGAACAAAAAAAACTGCAAGAGTCTGAAATCGAACGTCAAGAAATTTGGAATTATTCCCTCGCTACTGGAGCAATTCTCTTACTTGTCATTGCTATTTTGGTCTTTATGCAAAAAAGAGAAAGAGATAAACAAAATAAAGAAATACTAGAAAAGAGTACAGAAATCAGTCAGCAAAAAGAAGAAATTACACAGCAAAATAACCAGCTAAAAGAAACATTTTCACGCCTTTCCATTTTATCTGAAATTGGACGAAAAATAACAGCTACAATGGATGAAGATGCGCTTATTTATATTATAAAAGAAAGTATTGAGCCTATTATGCCTGTCGATGGTTTCGGAATTGGTATTTATAACCCTCGTTCACAAGCCATTGAATATAATAATTTTATAGAAAAAAATGAAACTTTGCCTTTTCATATGGAATCTGCGACAGAGGATACCAAAAGCCTTTCAGTACAATCTTTTTTAGAAGATAAAGAGTATTTTATTGTTGATGTAAAGAAAGAGTATTTTCAAAAAAATAAAAAACATATTAGCCCTATTATTGGAGAAATTCCCCAAACAGCATTTCTTATTCCTCTTCGTATTCGTGAGCGTCCGATTGGTGTAATGACGATTCAAAGCTTTGAAAAAAATCCTTATACAGAAGATAATTTAGCACTTTTACGCAACCTTTCTACTTATGTTTCGATTGCTGTCGCCAATGCAAATGCTTATAAACTGATTAGAGATAAGAATCAAAATATTTTGGATAGTATGCGTTATGCCAAAACGATACAGGGCGTACTGACCCCAACTGAAAAGTCAATTCTGAATCAATTTGTTGATTACTGTCTGATTTATAGTCCAAAAGATATTGTTAGTGGAGATTTTTATTGGCTCACAAAAATTAATGATTATACATTTATTGCTGTCGTAGATTGTACTGGACATGGAATACCAGGAGCTTTTATGTCTATGATTGGAAATATGCTCTTAGATGAACTGATTAATCAAGAAAAACATATGCAGCCTTCTAAAATATTGAGATTGATGCACGAGAGAGTTCGAAAACTGTTAAAACAAGATATAAAACCAAACTCAAGAAATAGCTCAAAAAGTAATAAAGATGGGATGGATATGATTTTGTGTAGAATTAAAAAACGAACTTCTGCACTTTATGAAGTAGCCTATTCAGGAGCAAAAAGACCTCTTTGGTATGCAGAACCTTCACATACAGAAATACAAGAAATTGGAGCAACCCGAAGTTCAATAGGAGGAAAGCAACGAGAAGAAAAGCGACTTTTTGAAGAGAATATTATTCAACTTCCTGCTGGTTCTTCTTTATATCTCACTACTGATGGGTTTGCAGACCAAAACTCGCCACAAGCAGAGCGTATTGGAAGTTATAATTTAAAGTTATTTCTCAATACAATATTAAATGAAAACATGCCAACACAACAAGATTTATTAATTGATTTTTTGGAAGCGCATCAAAAAGATGCCGAACAGCGTGATGACATTACATTTTGGGGAGTTAGGTTAGAATAG
- a CDS encoding 3-hydroxyanthranilate 3,4-dioxygenase: MKKPFNLQKWIDDNRHLLKPPVGNQQVYLDNEDYIVMVVGGPNSRKDYHYNESEELFYQLEGNITVKIIEDGKFVDVPIGAGEMFLLPAKVPHSPQRTEGSIGLVIERYRREGEEDGFMWYCENCGNKLYEERFELTDIVAQLPKVMQTFYNSEELRTCDECQTVMETPQK; this comes from the coding sequence ATGAAAAAACCATTCAATTTACAGAAGTGGATAGACGATAATCGCCACCTTTTAAAACCACCTGTCGGAAATCAGCAAGTATATTTAGATAATGAAGATTATATTGTAATGGTAGTGGGAGGTCCAAATAGCAGAAAAGATTATCATTATAACGAAAGCGAGGAGCTTTTTTATCAGTTGGAGGGAAACATTACTGTTAAGATTATTGAAGATGGAAAATTTGTCGATGTGCCTATTGGTGCTGGTGAAATGTTTTTATTACCTGCAAAAGTCCCTCACTCTCCACAACGTACGGAGGGTTCGATTGGGCTTGTCATTGAGCGTTATAGAAGAGAAGGCGAAGAAGATGGCTTTATGTGGTACTGCGAAAACTGTGGAAACAAACTGTATGAAGAGCGTTTTGAATTAACTGATATTGTAGCACAGCTCCCAAAAGTAATGCAAACCTTCTATAATTCGGAAGAATTACGCACTTGTGATGAATGCCAAACAGTAATGGAAACACCTCAAAAGTAA
- a CDS encoding amidohydrolase family protein, which produces MQLRRLSSLAFVLLFFTSFFFSLEGHSQTPLPAQKQSEPIVLKNATLHIGDGETVIENGSVRFENGKITALGAASGISEEGAKVVDLTGKHIYPSLILANTTLGLTEIDAVRPSVDMAEVGDMNPNIRAISAYNAESEVTTTVRTNGVLIAQATPRGSLVAGLSSVVNLDAWNWEDASLKMDDGLHIYMPPYMQQGGWWAAPAEPKKAKEEERNAEIEKIKSLLSEAKAYNQIENPTIKNLKLASIKGLFDGTMHLYLHADWAKDIIEGVSFLKEMGVQKVVVVGGYDSWQVAEFLKKNQVPVIVGRTLELPQRTDDDIDATFKLPYLLEKAGVEYCLNYAGSMETAGGRNLPFSAGMAVTFGLTKEQALAAITSKVAFILGIDKRVGTLETGKDASIVVSEGDILDMTTNKVIHAFIEGREIDLNNKQKVLYKKYKTRIESMNE; this is translated from the coding sequence ATGCAACTCAGAAGATTATCTAGTCTTGCCTTCGTACTTTTATTTTTTACCTCTTTTTTCTTTTCCTTAGAAGGACATTCTCAAACACCTCTACCAGCACAAAAACAAAGTGAGCCTATCGTTCTCAAAAATGCAACACTTCATATTGGTGATGGAGAAACTGTCATTGAAAATGGTTCTGTTCGTTTTGAAAATGGAAAGATTACAGCTTTAGGAGCAGCTTCAGGTATTTCAGAAGAAGGTGCAAAAGTGGTAGATTTGACAGGAAAACATATTTACCCATCACTAATTTTGGCAAATACTACACTAGGACTTACAGAAATTGATGCCGTTCGTCCGTCAGTAGATATGGCAGAAGTAGGCGATATGAACCCAAATATCAGAGCTATTAGTGCTTATAATGCTGAATCTGAAGTTACGACTACGGTCAGAACAAATGGTGTTTTGATTGCTCAAGCTACTCCTCGTGGTTCTTTGGTGGCAGGTCTTTCATCGGTAGTAAACCTTGATGCGTGGAATTGGGAAGATGCGAGTCTGAAAATGGATGATGGTTTACATATTTATATGCCTCCTTATATGCAACAAGGTGGTTGGTGGGCTGCTCCTGCCGAACCTAAAAAGGCAAAAGAAGAAGAGCGAAATGCAGAAATAGAAAAAATAAAATCTCTTTTGAGCGAAGCAAAAGCTTATAATCAAATTGAAAATCCAACGATAAAAAATCTGAAACTAGCTTCTATAAAAGGACTTTTTGATGGAACAATGCACCTTTATCTACATGCAGATTGGGCAAAAGATATTATTGAAGGAGTAAGCTTTCTCAAAGAAATGGGAGTGCAAAAAGTTGTTGTTGTGGGTGGATATGACTCTTGGCAAGTAGCTGAATTTTTAAAGAAAAATCAAGTTCCTGTAATTGTAGGTCGCACCTTAGAACTTCCTCAACGTACAGATGATGATATTGATGCGACTTTCAAACTTCCTTATTTATTAGAAAAAGCTGGGGTAGAATATTGTTTGAATTACGCTGGAAGCATGGAAACAGCAGGAGGAAGAAATCTTCCTTTTTCAGCAGGAATGGCAGTAACTTTCGGACTTACAAAAGAACAAGCTCTAGCTGCCATCACAAGCAAGGTTGCCTTTATTTTAGGAATTGATAAACGTGTCGGAACATTAGAAACAGGAAAGGATGCAAGTATTGTAGTCTCAGAGGGTGATATTTTGGATATGACAACCAACAAAGTAATTCATGCTTTTATTGAAGGAAGAGAAATTGATTTGAACAATAAGCAAAAAGTCCTTTATAAGAAATACAAAACTCGTATTGAGAGTATGAATGAGTAA
- a CDS encoding ATP-grasp domain-containing protein, whose translation MIDVYVLNPTAISNRPQLGAFTAMKGFEFMGAKNILVNSIADMRNLTNNTITDLDNKENIAVGGIGFVKSRLEYLGYSYNLESGLDYPIEIRSYLGREIWTSTIDEISRTLPNVFIKPKDEIKQKFFTGLVINSSKDLIGKGIQGQNYEVWCSELINPIAEFRVFVRYGEILDIRRYRGNYNINPDYKIIEKCIKDFTSSPLAYGIDFCVTEKGKTLLLEVNDGFSLGDYGLNFLDYAKLNYTRWSELVECKDYFKF comes from the coding sequence ATGATTGATGTTTATGTCCTGAATCCGACTGCTATTTCTAACCGTCCTCAACTTGGAGCTTTTACAGCTATGAAAGGCTTTGAATTTATGGGAGCTAAGAATATTCTTGTAAATAGTATTGCTGATATGAGAAACCTAACAAATAATACAATAACTGATTTAGACAACAAAGAAAATATTGCTGTTGGTGGAATAGGTTTTGTAAAAAGCAGATTAGAATATTTGGGTTATAGTTACAACTTAGAATCAGGCTTGGATTATCCGATAGAGATTAGAAGCTATTTAGGCAGAGAAATATGGACTTCTACCATTGATGAAATTAGCCGAACACTTCCAAATGTTTTTATAAAGCCAAAAGATGAAATAAAACAAAAATTCTTTACAGGTTTGGTTATCAATTCTTCAAAGGATTTGATAGGAAAAGGCATTCAAGGACAAAATTATGAAGTTTGGTGTTCAGAGCTTATTAACCCTATTGCAGAGTTCAGAGTTTTTGTCAGATATGGAGAAATTTTGGATATACGAAGATACAGAGGCAACTATAATATCAATCCAGATTATAAAATCATTGAAAAGTGTATTAAAGATTTTACTTCTAGTCCTTTAGCATATGGCATTGATTTTTGTGTAACTGAGAAAGGCAAAACATTACTTTTAGAAGTAAATGATGGTTTTTCGTTAGGAGATTATGGTCTTAATTTTTTAGATTATGCAAAACTGAATTATACACGTTGGAGCGAGTTGGTAGAATGTAAAGATTATTTTAAGTTTTAG